CGAGAATCGTGTAAAGTGTAACGAGTCCAACGAAAGAAAGGATTACCTGCGTTCTATCTATCGGTGATACGGCATCGGCCGTTCTCATCAGTCCGTAAACAACCCAGGGTTGGCGACCTACCTCTGCAACCGTCCATCCAGCCTGAGCCGCAATGTAAGGAAGAGGGATCATCCACAGAAAGAGTTTTAAAAGTCCTGGGTGAAGCTCAATGGTTTTTCGCTTTAACCATCCGATGGCGGCAATAACGGGAAAGAGAAAACCAAGGGCGATCATTGTTCTGAAGGCAATAAAGGTTATGGTAACCGGTGGGCGCTCGTTTTTCGGAAAATCCTTCAGGCCTTTTACGGTTGCATCCGGAGAATGATAGGCCAGCATACTAAGAGCACCGGGGATAGCGCCAAATTCCACAAGGTTCCTTTCGTTTTTTTCATCGGGTACTATAAAAAGGTACTGGGGAGCGTGACTTTTGGTCTCCCAGAAGGACTCCATTGCGGCGAGCTTGGTGGGCTGATATCGGGCAACTTCTGCTCCGTGCATGTGCCCCTGAAGCACTTCCACGACGGAAAAAATAAGGGCCATGCTGATTCCCAGGGCAAAGGATTTCTTGAAAAGGTCAAGGTGCTGTTTTTTCAGCAGATAATAAGCGCTGACACCGGCCACAAAGAAACCCGTGAGTATATAAGAGGCCGCCAGAGTGTGGGCAATTTCGTGGAGAGCAAAGCTGTTGGTTATGAGGGACCAGAAATTTTCGAGCTCTGCCCTTGGACCTCTTATAACATAGCCTACAGGACGTTGCATCCAGGCATTTGCCGTAAGAATCCAGAAAGCAGAGATGTTGGATGCCGCTGCCACGAGCCACATGCTGATTGCGTGTGCTCTGGGAGAAAGTCGGTTCCAGCCGAAAGCCCAGACTGCTATGAATGTGGATTCCAGAAAGAAGGCCACCGAGGCTTCGATTGCAAGAAGAGATCCAAAGACATCACCCACGTACTTTGAGTATCTTGCCCAGTTGGTACCAAACTGAAATTCCAGAGTTATTCCGGTAACAACCCCTACGGCGAAATTTACCAGAAAGATCTTTCCCCAGAAGCGGGCCATTCTCCGATAGACTTCATCGCCCGTTCTGGCGTACCGGGTTTCCATCAACGCAATAAGGATGGACAAACCCAGTGTAAGCGGCACGAAGAGAAAGTGAAAATACGTTGCCGCCGCAAACTGAAGTCTTGATAGGAGCAACGTATCCATCATGCACCTCCGAGATTTACGAAGAAAGGCTTTCCTTTATTTTAGCCCCAAGTTTTTTACCGGCTTCAAAACAGTCTTTCAGTTCATCCTTGCCGGGAACATAATTTACCCTTAACGGATCCTGGACCAGCTCAAACTTCATATCCCGGAGATAATCGGCTATTATCCTGGCTGCTTCACCGCTCCAGCCGTAAGAGCCAAAGGCCAGGCCGAGCTTACCGGCAGGTTTCAGGCCTTTCAGGTAGGTCAAAAGATCGGCTACGGTTGGAAAAAGGCCGTTATTGAGGGTCGGGGATCCCACGGCAACGCCTTTCGCATCCAGTATTTCCGTTACCACATCACTGCGATGGCAGGCTTTAAGACTCATCAGCTTTACTTCAATCTCCTCTGCCATGAGACCTTCGGCTACGGCGTGGGCCATTTTTTCCGTACTCTTCCACATGGTGTCGTAGACCACCACCGCCTTGGCACGGGCAATCTGGCGACTCCATCGGTCGTAAGCCTCTATAATTCGACGGGGATTACTGCGCCATATCAAACCGTGATCCGGGGCGATCATATCGATGTCCAGGTTGAGGCTTTTCACTTTTTCAAGGAGCTTCTGCACGAGGGGAGAGTAAAGCAGTATGATGTTTGCGTAGTACTTTGCCGCATGGCGCATCAGCTCCTCACCGTCAACTTCGTCGTCAAAACGCTGGCTCGTTGCCCAGTGCTGACCGAAGGCGTCGCTCGAAATGAGGAGCCTGTCCTGAGGTATGTAGGTGAACATGCTGTCCGGCCAATGGAGCATACGGGTTTCCAGAAAGTGAAGTTCCTTTGAGCCTATTGAGATAACGTCGCCTGTTGAGACGACATGGTAGGGCCAGTCCGGGTTGTGATAATGGCGAAGGAGAGCTTTCCTGCCCATCTCGGAGCAGATAACCTTTTCCGGCTCAATGGCCGATACGACCTCCGGTACTCCACCCGAGTGGTCCATTTCTACGTGATTTACCACCAGGTATCGTATGTCTTTAGGGTTCACTATTTGAGAAACCCTTTCAAGCAACTCGCCTACGAAGGGTTTTTTTACGGTATCGACAAGGGTTATATCCCGATCAACGATGAGAAAGGCGTTGTAAGTGGTTCCCATGTAGGTTGAGTATCCGTGAAAATCCCTTATGTTCCAGTCTATTGCCCCAACCCAGTAGACTCCGGGTTTGATCTCGACGGCTTTCATCCTTTATCCCTCCGGGTGTTTAACAGGTTATTTTCTTGAACATCTTTTTTGAGGCTCCGCAAACCGGACACTTCCAGTCTTCGGGAAGTTCTTCAAAGGGCGTTCCCCTGGGTATTTTGCCCTTACGGTCGCCTTTTTCCGGGTCGTATATGTAGCCGCAGTTAGCAGTCTGGCACTGATAAAGAACCTTTTTCTCTGCCATTTGTGTCCCTCTTACAAAAACAAGGGGGGAGAGCTCATAACCCCAGGCTCTCCCCCGAATCGTTTATGTTTTGTTACCAGTTTTCTCCGTACAGCTCAAAGTATGCCATGGGATGGGCACAGGCAGGGCACTTATCAGGAGCCTCCGTACCTTCATGGACATACCCGCAATTGCGGCAACGCCACTTAACGGGTGTTTCTCTCTTGAAGACTCGTCCCGCCTCTATGTTGGCGGCCAGATCCTTGTAGCGTTTTTCATGGTAACGTTCTGCGACGGCAATGTTCCTGAAAACCGTTGCGATCTCATGAAAACCTTCCTCATCGGCAATTCTGGCGAAGGTGGGATACATTTCCGTTGTCTCGTAATGTTCGCCTGCTGCTGCGGCGTAAAGATTATCGAGAGTGCTTCCGATTACGCCGGCTGGGAAAGATGCTTCGATTTTTACCTCGCCTCCCTCGAGAAACTTGAAAAGGCGCTTGGCATGCTCTTTTTCCTGATTGGCCGTCTCTTCGAAAATTGCAGCAATCTGCTCGTAGCCTTCTTCTCTGGCCTTTGATGCGAAGTAAGTATATCGGTTTCTTGCCTGGGACTCACCGGCGAAAGCCGTTAGCAGATTCTGTTCAGTTCTGGTGCCTTTTAACGATTTTTCTGCCATTGCGATTCCTCCTTTTCCTGCAACTTTTGGAGCTTTTCTTTGCACTGCGGACACAACCCCCAGAATTCCAGGTTTACTTTGTAAACATCGAAATCTTCGCTTGATTTTATTCTGGATAGAATGTCAATATTTTCGTCTATCAGGACGTCACCTATTTTCCCGCAGTTCTGGCAGTGAACGTGCCAGTGCGGCGATGGGTTGCCGTCGTAGCGACGCTGATTACTTCCCCCGAGATCGAGTCTGCGGATGAAACCTTCCTGGGCTAAGATTTCAAGGTTTCTGTAAACGGTGGCGAGACTTATTCGAGGATGAGACCGCTTGAGCATCCTGTAGAGTTCGTCTGCTGTTGGATGGGTCTTGAGTTTTCTCATAGCATCGAGTATTGCTTTTCGTTGTCTGGTCATTCTCATGGTTTACTCCGTTTCATGATGAAATTAAGAACCGTTTGCATAAAGTCAAGCCCTCCCGGGTACAAAATGAATTCCACCTTTTTAAGGAAAACAAAATGGTAACGCAAAAGTCCATATTTTCCTGGATCTTTCGATACCTGCGGGGCCTTCAGGCCCTGCTTGTTCTATTGATCGTTGCTGCCACCTTCTTCAGAGTACTGCCCCTGGAAATGCAGAAAAGAATAGTAAACCTCGCGATAGGCATGCGTTCTGTAGACCTCCTGCTCCTTTACTGTGGGCTTTATCTGGCCGCGGTCGTGCTCGCCGGTATTCTGAAGTATGTAATAAACGTAATACAGGCCTACATAGGCGAGCGTATTACAACGGAGATAAGGCGACAGCTCTACGAACATATCATCTCCCTCCCGGTCCATTTCTTCCGAAAAGCCCCGCCCGGGCTTGTAATCTCGGCAGTCGTTGGCGAATTATCTGCCGTGGCCGAATTCCTCGGGTCGGCCATCGCAACCCCTCTGGTCAACCTGCTGACCCTTGCAGCCTTTGCGGGATACATGCTTTATTTGAATCCCCTCCTTGCTGTTGTCAGTTTTTCGGTATATCCACTTGAGCTTGTAATTATCCCGTTTCTGCAAAAGAAATACAACAAATTAAATAGACGTAGAATAGATATCACCCGAAGGCTCAGCAATACCCTGGACGAATCCGTTTCGGGAATTCACGAAATCCACGGAAACGGAAGCCATCTTCTGGAAATACAAAGGTTTACCAGTATTGCCGTTGAGCTGTTTAAAACTAGGTTCAGAATGAGCAGGGTTAAGCTTTTTATCAAGTTCACGAATAACTTTTTCCAGAGTCTGGGTCCTTTCGTTCTTTTTATTCTTGGGGGATACCTGAGTATAAAAGGGCGGCTTGACCTCGGAGCCCTGGTGGCCTTCCTTTCGGCCTATGAAAAGCTGTACGACCCCTGGAAAGAGCTAATGCAGTATTACCAGACCTATCAGGATGCGACGGTGCGCTACAAAAGGGTTATGAGTTACTTTAACGTGAAGTCTCCCTTCATAATTGAAGGTGACGGGCAGGTGATCGTTCCGCTCCTTAAGGGTGAAGTGGAAGCCCATGACGTGGCCTTTTATGTGGACGGCCATCCACTCCTTGACGGCATCTCCTTTGATGCTAAACCCGGCAGTCAGATTGCTCTGGTGGGATTTTCCGGCAGCGGCAAAAGCACCCTGGTCATGGTTCTGGCTCAACTCTACGAATATCACAGTGGTCAGGTTAAGTTAGACGGCCGGGAATTGAAAGATATTCCCAAGTCGGACCTCAGTCGTTTTCTGGGCTACGTTGCCCAGTTTCCTTTTATCTTCGATGGCACCATAAGGGATAACCTTCTCTATGCCTGCAGGGCGCTGGAGTCTCACAATAGAGGTGATTCGCCGGTGGTGAAACCATCGGACGATGAGGTTTACGAAATCATTCGGGATGTGGGCCTTGAGGATGATATTATAGGTTTTGGACTGAATTCTCGTCTCCGATTTCCCGAAGACGAGCATCTGGTGCCGGAAATTATTAGACTCCGTAGGCTCTTTCACGAAGAGT
This is a stretch of genomic DNA from Thermodesulforhabdus norvegica. It encodes these proteins:
- a CDS encoding rubredoxin, whose protein sequence is MAEKKVLYQCQTANCGYIYDPEKGDRKGKIPRGTPFEELPEDWKCPVCGASKKMFKKITC
- a CDS encoding FprA family A-type flavoprotein, translated to MKAVEIKPGVYWVGAIDWNIRDFHGYSTYMGTTYNAFLIVDRDITLVDTVKKPFVGELLERVSQIVNPKDIRYLVVNHVEMDHSGGVPEVVSAIEPEKVICSEMGRKALLRHYHNPDWPYHVVSTGDVISIGSKELHFLETRMLHWPDSMFTYIPQDRLLISSDAFGQHWATSQRFDDEVDGEELMRHAAKYYANIILLYSPLVQKLLEKVKSLNLDIDMIAPDHGLIWRSNPRRIIEAYDRWSRQIARAKAVVVYDTMWKSTEKMAHAVAEGLMAEEIEVKLMSLKACHRSDVVTEILDAKGVAVGSPTLNNGLFPTVADLLTYLKGLKPAGKLGLAFGSYGWSGEAARIIADYLRDMKFELVQDPLRVNYVPGKDELKDCFEAGKKLGAKIKESLSS
- the rbr gene encoding rubrerythrin, whose amino-acid sequence is MAEKSLKGTRTEQNLLTAFAGESQARNRYTYFASKAREEGYEQIAAIFEETANQEKEHAKRLFKFLEGGEVKIEASFPAGVIGSTLDNLYAAAAGEHYETTEMYPTFARIADEEGFHEIATVFRNIAVAERYHEKRYKDLAANIEAGRVFKRETPVKWRCRNCGYVHEGTEAPDKCPACAHPMAYFELYGENW
- a CDS encoding ABC transporter ATP-binding protein/permease; its protein translation is MVTQKSIFSWIFRYLRGLQALLVLLIVAATFFRVLPLEMQKRIVNLAIGMRSVDLLLLYCGLYLAAVVLAGILKYVINVIQAYIGERITTEIRRQLYEHIISLPVHFFRKAPPGLVISAVVGELSAVAEFLGSAIATPLVNLLTLAAFAGYMLYLNPLLAVVSFSVYPLELVIIPFLQKKYNKLNRRRIDITRRLSNTLDESVSGIHEIHGNGSHLLEIQRFTSIAVELFKTRFRMSRVKLFIKFTNNFFQSLGPFVLFILGGYLSIKGRLDLGALVAFLSAYEKLYDPWKELMQYYQTYQDATVRYKRVMSYFNVKSPFIIEGDGQVIVPLLKGEVEAHDVAFYVDGHPLLDGISFDAKPGSQIALVGFSGSGKSTLVMVLAQLYEYHSGQVKLDGRELKDIPKSDLSRFLGYVAQFPFIFDGTIRDNLLYACRALESHNRGDSPVVKPSDDEVYEIIRDVGLEDDIIGFGLNSRLRFPEDEHLVPEIIRLRRLFHEECHDGASVLVERFDADTYLEYCSLATNLVFGAPKDGRPAEEVLLELEDAPEVLDNLGLFIPLTLLGLHLARETLEVLRDIEEDSFFFRSTPVNPEEVEYFKSLVASNKDPDRMRMSEKLACIRLALRFTQRFHTMLKLPLPFMSYVVRCRRPFRRFIEERYPDLFEFIEEDAYITSYPIFRNIIFGTVRSEYSHAEGEVNGAVLSVIKKARMEGALLQKGLDFEVGAKGDRLSGGQKQKLAIARVLLKKPKILILDEATASLDNASQQRIHSLIERKFRGRATIFSVLHRLELVKNYDMICVMKAGKIIEQGSYDELMQKKGVLYELVSGF
- a CDS encoding cytochrome ubiquinol oxidase subunit I, with product MDTLLLSRLQFAAATYFHFLFVPLTLGLSILIALMETRYARTGDEVYRRMARFWGKIFLVNFAVGVVTGITLEFQFGTNWARYSKYVGDVFGSLLAIEASVAFFLESTFIAVWAFGWNRLSPRAHAISMWLVAAASNISAFWILTANAWMQRPVGYVIRGPRAELENFWSLITNSFALHEIAHTLAASYILTGFFVAGVSAYYLLKKQHLDLFKKSFALGISMALIFSVVEVLQGHMHGAEVARYQPTKLAAMESFWETKSHAPQYLFIVPDEKNERNLVEFGAIPGALSMLAYHSPDATVKGLKDFPKNERPPVTITFIAFRTMIALGFLFPVIAAIGWLKRKTIELHPGLLKLFLWMIPLPYIAAQAGWTVAEVGRQPWVVYGLMRTADAVSPIDRTQVILSFVGLVTLYTILGAVAVYLMIRFIRKGPEAPESN
- a CDS encoding Fur family transcriptional regulator; translation: MRMTRQRKAILDAMRKLKTHPTADELYRMLKRSHPRISLATVYRNLEILAQEGFIRRLDLGGSNQRRYDGNPSPHWHVHCQNCGKIGDVLIDENIDILSRIKSSEDFDVYKVNLEFWGLCPQCKEKLQKLQEKEESQWQKNR